Proteins from one Rosa chinensis cultivar Old Blush chromosome 7, RchiOBHm-V2, whole genome shotgun sequence genomic window:
- the LOC112180434 gene encoding probable pectinesterase/pectinesterase inhibitor 20 has protein sequence MASKLFNPLVTSSFSLFLIIFAFFISQTSAADVPLSVSVPPGTICKSTPHPSVCISVLPHKNATVYDFGRFSVQHSFIQSQKLLDLINKYVQGSSSLSQLEIQALEDCKSLALLNIDFLTNTLETVNKTSSVLPSSDADDVQTLLSAILTNQQTCSDGLQSVSSVQNDLSVSVSNGTNLYSVSLALVTKGWVPKDHKNNGTPNQSKKHLSFRKGRLSLKMSSKARAVYNSVINRRRHLLQAGDEEILVKDIVVVSQDGSGNFTTINDAINAAPNNSVASDGYFLVYVTAGVYEEYVSIISKKKYLLLMGDGINQTIITGNNSVGGGSTTFNSATLAVVAPGFIAVNITVRNTAGPSMGQAVAVRNGADLSVFYSCSFEGYQDTLYTHSMRQFYRECDIYGTVDFIFGNAAVVFQNCNIYPRQPRKGQSNPITAQGRTDPNQNTGTSIQNCTITAAADLASSNFTVKTYLGRPWKEYSRTVYLQNFMDSLIDPAGWLAWSGDFALSTLYYAEYNNTGPGSNTSNRVTWPGYHVIGATDAANFTVSNFILGDNWLPQTGVPYTGGLI, from the exons ATGGCTTCTAAGCTCTTCAATCCTCTTGTAACTTCATCATTTTCACTATTCCTCATCATTTTCGCTTTCTTTATATCTCAAACTTCAGCTGCAGATGTTCCTCTCAGCGTTTCTGTTCCGCCCGGAACCATATGCAAGTCCACTCCACACCCTTCTGTTTGCATTTCCGTCCTCCCTCACAAAAATGCCACTGTCTATGACTTCGGCCGCTTTTCAGTCCAACACTCATTCATCCAATCCCAAAAGCTTCTGGATTTGATCAACAAATATGTTCAAGGTAGTTCCAGTTTATCACAGCTGGAAATCCAAGCCCTCGAGGATTGCAAGTCCCTTGCATTGTTAAACATTGATTTCTTAACAAACACTCTTGAAACTGTTAACAAAACAAGCAGTGTTCTTCCTAGCTCCGATGCTGACGATGTCCAAACCCTGCTTAGTGCCATCTTAACCAACCAGCAGACGTGTTCTGATGGCCTTCAATCTGTGAGTTCAGTCCAAAATGATCTCTCAGTATCCGTTTCTAATGGTACAAATTTGTACAGTGTCTCATTAGCGTTGGTTACAAAGGGTTGGGTGCCAAAGGATCACAAAAATAATGGAACACCAAACCAGTCGAAAAAGCATCTCAGTTTCCGGAAGGGGCGATTGTCGCTGAAAATGTCAAGCAAAGCGCGTGCAGTTTACAACTCGGTCATAAATCGAAGAAGGCACCTTCTTCAAGCCGGAGATGAAGAAATTTTGGTGAAGGACATTGTAGTTGTGAGCCAAGATGGAAGTGGAAACTTCACTACCATCAATGATGCTATCAATGCTGCACCCAATAACTCTGTTGCTAGTGATGGCTACTTCTTGGTATATGTCACTGCCGGCGTTTATGAAGAGTACGTATCAATTATATCGAAAAAGAAGTACTTGTTGCTGATGGGAGACGGTATTAATCAGACGATCATAACAGGAAACAACAGCGTTGGAGGCGGTTCAACCACCTTCAACTCTGCCACTTTAG CTGTGGTAGCACCAGGGTTTATAGCAGTCAACATAACTGTTCGAAACACTGCTGGACCAAGCATGGGGCAAGCAGTTGCAGTTCGAAATGGAGCTGACTTGTCAGTTTTCTACAGCTGTAGCTTTGAGGGATACCAAGACACCTTATACACACATTCTATGAGACAATTCTACAGAGAATGTGACATCTACGGAACGGTTGATTTCATATTCGGAAATGCGGCAGTTGTTTTCCAAAACTGCAACATATACCCTCGCCAGCCCCGCAAAGGCCAATCGAATCCCATCACAGCTCAGGGTCGAACGGACCCGAATCAGAACACAGGGACTTCAATCCAGAATTGCACCATTACAGCGGCGGCTGATTTGGCTTCAAGTAACTTCACTGTCAAGACATATCTTGGGAGACCATGGAAGGAGTATTCGAGGACGGTTTACTTGCAGAATTTCATGGATAGTTTGATCGATCCTGCTGGTTGGCTTGCGTGGAGTGGAGATTTTGCACTGAGCACATTGTATTATGCTGAGTACAATAATACAGGACCTGGATCAAACACTAGCAACAGAGTTACATGGCCTGGTTACCATGTGATCGGTGCAACTGATGCTGCCAACTTTACAGTCTCCAACTTCATATTGGGGGATAATTGGCTGCCTCAGACAGGAGTGCCTTACACTGGTGGCTTAATTTGA